One region of Ammospiza caudacuta isolate bAmmCau1 chromosome 22, bAmmCau1.pri, whole genome shotgun sequence genomic DNA includes:
- the PIK3CD gene encoding phosphatidylinositol 4,5-bisphosphate 3-kinase catalytic subunit delta isoform: protein MPPGIYCPTEFWSKGENQSIQVDFLLPTGIYLNLSVPCNASLGTIKQVLWKHAQYEPLFHMLSDPEAYVFTCINQTAEQQELEDEQRRLCDIQPFLPVLRLVAREGDRAKKLINSQISLLIGKGLHEFDSVQDPEVSEFRTKMCQFCEEKAAQRQQLGWAAWMEYNFPLQLEPAAKGLAALQIPNKNIFVNIRFQSGGESFMFQISPWEFPITLMTYAIKKQATVLRPETVQQPEDYTLQVNGKCEYLYGNYPLYQFQYIRSCLQRGLTPHLTMVHSSAIIAMRDEQTNCITSPPKAASKPPPLPKKKPNYGSLWSLEQPFYIELVQGSKVNADERMKLVVQAGLFHGSEMLCKTVSSSEVSVCSEPVWRQRLEFDISVRDLPRMARLCLALYAVVEKARKARSTKKKSKKADCPIAWANVMLFDYRDQLKTGECCLHMWSSFPDEKGELLNPMGTVQCNPNTESAAALVICFPSVAAHPVYYPSFEQLLELGRNGEQPRAAPEDSEEKLQLKEILERRSHTELYEHEKDLVWKMRYDIRDQYPQALAKLLIITKWNRHEDVAQMISLLQTWPELPVLNALELLDFSFPDRYVGSFAINSLKKLTDDDVFQYLLQLVQVLKYESYLDCELTKFLLERALSNRKIGHFLFWHLRSEMHVPAVSLRFGLILEAYCRGSTHHMKVLMKQGEALNKMKALNDFVKVSSQKATKPQTKEMMHMCMKQETYREALSHLQSPLNPNIILAEVCVDQCTFMDSKMKPLWIVFNSEETGGGGVGIIFKNGDDLRQDMLTLQMIQLMDILWKQEGLDLRMTPYGCLSTGDKTGLIEVVMHSDTIANIQLNKSNMVATAAFNKDALLNWLKSKNPGDALDQAIEEFTLSCAGYCVATYVLGIGDRHSDNIMVRETGQLFHIDFGHFLGNFKTKFGINRERVPFILTYDFVHVIQQGKTNNNEKFERFRGYCERAYMILRRHGLLFLHLFALMKAAGLPELSCSKDIQYLKDSLALGKTDEEALKHFRVKFNEALRESWKTKVNWLAHNVSKDNRQ from the exons GTGCTCTGGAAGCACGCGCAGTATGAGCCGCTGTTCCACATGCTCAGCGACCCCGAGGCCTACGTGTTCACCTGCATCAACCAGACGGccgagcagcaggagctggaggacgAGCAGCGCCGCCTGTGCGacatccagcccttcctgcccgTGCTGCGCCTCGTGGCGCGCGAGGGAGACCGGGCCAAGAAGCTCATCAACTCCCAGATCAGCCTGCTCATCGGGAAAG GTTTGCACGAGTTTGACTCGGTGCAGGACCCGGAGGTGAGCGAGTTCCGCACCAAGATGTGCCAGTTCTGTGAGGAGAAGGCGGCCCAgcggcagcagctgggctgggcagcgtGGATGGAGTACAACTtccccctgcagctggagcccgCCGCCAAGGGGCTCGCCGCTCTGCAAATCCCCAACAAGAACATTTTTGTCAACATCAGGTTCCAGTCTGGCGGG GAGAGCTTCATGTTCCAGATCTCCCCCTGGGAGTTCCCCATCACCCTCATGACCTATGCCATTAAGAAACAGGCCACTGTGCTCCGCCCCGAGACCgtgcagcagccagaggacTACACCCTGCAGGTGAATGGGAAATGTGAATATCTCTATGGGAACTACCCCCTGTACCAGTTCCAG TACATCCGCAGCTGCCTGCAGCGGGGCCTGACCCCCCACCTGACCATGGTGCACTCCTCTGCCATCATTGCCATGAGGGACGAGCAGACCAACTGCATCACCAGCCCCCCAAAGGCGGCCTCCAAGCCCCCTCCGCTCCCCAAGAAAAAG ccAAACTATGGCTCTCTCTGGTCCTTGGAGCAGCCTTTCTACATCGAGCTGGTGCAAGGCAGCAAGGTCAATGCAGATGAGAGAATGAAG CTGGtggtgcaggcagggctgttccACGGCTCCGAGATGCTGTGCAAGACCGTGTCGAGCTCGGAGGTGAGCGTGTGCTCGGAGCCCGTGTGGCGGCAGCGCCTGGAGTTCGACATCAGCGTGCGCGACCTGCCGCGCATGGCCCGGCTCTGCCTCGCGCTCTACGCCGTTGTCGAGAAGGCCAGGAAGGCTCGCTCCACCAAAAAGAAGTCCAAGAAAGCT GACTGCCCCATCGCCTGGGCCAACGTGATGCTCTTCGACTACAGGGACCAGCTGAAGACGGGGGAGTGCTGCCTGCACATGTGGTCCTCCTTCCCAG ATGAGAAAGGGGAACTTCTGAACCCCATGGGCACAGTGCAGTGCAACCCCAACACTGAGAGTGCAGCAGCCTTGGTCATCTGCTTCCCCAGCGtggcagcacatcctgtgtacTACCCATCCTTTGAGcag ctgctggagttGGGGAGGAATGGAGAACAGCCCCGAGCTGCCCCAGAAGATTCTGAGGAG aagctgcagctgaaggagaTCCTGGAGCGCAGGAGCCACACGGAGCTGTACGAGCACGAGAAGGACCTGGTGTGGAAGATGCGCTACGACATCCGCGACCAGTACCCGCAGGCGCTGGCCAAGCTGCTCATCATCACCAAGTGGAACAGGCACGAGGATGTTGCCCAG ATGATTTCTCTGCTTCAGAcctggccagagctgcctgtcctgaatgccttggagctgctggattTCAGCTTTCCTGACCGTTATGTTGGTTCCTTTGCCATCAACTCCCTGAAGAAGCTGAC GGATGATGATGTGTTCCAATACCTGCTGCAGCTTGTCCAGGTGCTCAAGTACGAATCCTACCTAGACTGTGAATTGACCAAGTTCCTGCTGGAAAGGGCATTGTCCAACCGCAAGATCGGCCACTTCCTCTTCTGGCATCTGAG gtcAGAGATGCACGTGCCTGCTGTTTCCCTGAGGTTTGGGCTGATCCTGGAAGCCTACTGCCGGGGCAGCACCCACCACATGAAGGTGCTGATGAAGCAG GGAGAAGCACTGAACAAGATGAAAGCTCTGAATGACTTTGTGAAAGTGAGCTCTCAGAAGGCCACCAAGCCTCAAACCAAGGAGATGATGCACATGTGCATGAAGCAGGAAACCTACAGGGAAGCCCTTTCCCACCTCCAgtcccccctgaaccccaacATCATCCTCGCTGAAGTTTG TGTGGATCAGTGCACCTTCATGGACTCCAAAATGAAACCTTTGTGGATTGTGTTTAATAGTGAAGAGACAGGTGGAGGTGGAGTGggtataatttttaaaaatggagatG ATCTGCGCCAGGACATGCTGACTCTGCAGATGATCCAGCTGATGGACATCCTGTGGAAGCAGGAGGGCCTGGACCTGAG GATGACCCCTTATGGCTGCCTCTCCACAGGAGACAAGACGGGGCTCATTGAGGTGGTCATGCACTCGGACACCATCGCCAACATCCAGCTCAACAAGAGCAACATGGTGGCCACGGCTGCCTTCAACAAGGACGCTCTGCTGAACTGGCTCAAGTCCAAGAACCCGGG AGATGCCTTGGACCAAGCCATCGAGGAGTTCACCCTGTCCTGTGCTGGCTACTGCGTGGCCACCTACGTGCTGGGCATTGGGGACCGGCACAGCGACAACATCATGGTCAGGGAGACGGGGCAG ctGTTCCATATTGATTTTGGTCACTTTTTGGGGAACTTCAAGACTAAATTTGGTATTAATAGAGAACGAGTCCCGTTCATCTTAACCTACGACTTTGTGCATGTCATCCAGCAAGGAAAAACTAACAACAATGAGAAGTTTGAAAG GTTCAGGGGTTACTGTGAAAGGGCCTACATGATCCTGCGGCGCCACGGGCTCCTCTTCCTGCACCTCTTTGCACTCATGaaggctgctgggctgccagagctcagctgctccaaAGACATCCAGTACCTAAAG GACTCCCTGGCCCTTGGGAAAACTGATGAGGAGGCACTGAAGCACTTCAGAGTGAAGTTTAACGAAGCCCTGAGGGAGAGCTGGAAAACCAAAGTGAACTGGCTGGCACACAACGTCTCCAAAGACAACAGGCAGTAG